One Pararge aegeria chromosome 4, ilParAegt1.1, whole genome shotgun sequence DNA segment encodes these proteins:
- the LOC120637901 gene encoding protein obstructor-E-like: protein MMAFRSTVGVVILACLVVLASSAGPKNSKRKPANPPARVAEDAERDAEITNSCPEDGFFADAEQCDKYYPCRDGEITEKLCPDGMVFNDYSSDDEKCDLPFNIDCSQRPKLQEPIPSLHCVRQNGYFSHEDPNECGKFYFCVDGKFNMITCPNGLVYNDKSGICTWPDEAKKKGCGAADVFQFNCPSVNETFGLTHPRYADPDDCQFFFVCINGNTPRRSGCKLGQAFDDVSKKCEWARKIPECAEWYKGQLTDAELDALENPPAPKSKPSGSGSRRKPNRPSKGKQVVVEEE, encoded by the exons ATGATGGCGTTCAGGTCGACTGTGGGTGTAGTCATTCTGGCATGCTTAGTAG TATTAGCGTCATCAGCGGGACCAAAGAACTCGAAAAGGAAGCCCGCGAATCCACCAGCTAGAGTTGCCGAGGACGCTGAAAGAGATGCTGAGATCACAAACTCTTGCCCTGAAGATGGATTCTTCGCAGATGCTGAACAGTGCGACAAGTACTATCCTTGCAG GGACGGTGAAATAACTGAAAAGCTTTGCCCCGATGGTATGGTGTTTAACGACTACAGCTCCGATGACGAGAAATGTGACTTACCGTTCAACATTGACTGCTCACAGAGACCTAAACTTC AGGAGCCCATCCCCTCCCTGCACTGTGTCCGTCAAAACGGCTACTTCTCCCACGAGGATCCTAATGAATGCGGCAAGTTCTACTTCTGCGTGGATGGCAAGTTCAACATGATTACGTGCCCCAACGGTCTGGTGTACAACGACAAGAGTGGCATTTGCACCTGGCCCGATGAAGCCAAGAAGAAGGGATGTGGAGCTGCTG ATGTTTTCCAATTCAACTGCCCTTCTGTCAACGAGACATTCGGCCTGACTCATCCACGTTACGCTGACCCTGATGATTGCCAGTTCTTCTTTGTGTGTATTAACGGTAACACACCCCGCCGTTCAGGCTGCAAGCTTGGTCAGGCCTTTGACGATGTCAGCAAGAAATGCGAGTGGGCGAGGAAAATACCTGAATG CGCTGAATGGTACAAGGGTCAGCTAACAGACGCCGAGTTGGACGCGCTAGAAAACCCCCCAGCCCCGAAATCTAAACCCTCAGGTTCAGGATCACGTCGCAAGCCCAACCGACCCAGCAAAGGCAAACAAGTTGTGGTCGAAGAAGAGTAG